One region of Glycine max cultivar Williams 82 chromosome 9, Glycine_max_v4.0, whole genome shotgun sequence genomic DNA includes:
- the LOC100305489 gene encoding 60S ribosomal protein L13-1 — protein sequence MVKHNNVIPNGHFRKHWQNYVKTWFNQPARKTRRRLARQKKAVKIFPRPTAGPLRPIVHGQTLKYNMKVRGGRGFSLEELKAAGIPKKLAPTIGIAVDHRRKNRSLESLQANVQRLKTYKAKLVVFPRRAHKVKAGDSTPEELANATQVQGAFLPIVREKPTVELVKVTDDMKAFKAYYKLRLERTNKRHHGARLKKAAEAEKEDKK from the exons ATGGTTAAGCATAACAATGTTATCCCAAACGGACACTTCCGTAAGCACTGGCAGAACTATGTGAAGACTTGGTTCAATCAGCCAGCACGGAAGACAAGGAGACGATTGg CTCGTCAGAAGAAAGCTGTGAAGATATTCCCCAGACCTACGGCTGGACCTCTCAGGCCCATTGTACATGGTCAAACTTTGAAATACAACATGAAAGTGAGAGGTGGAAGGGGATTTTCTCTTGAAGAACTCAAG GCAGCAGGGATTCCCAAAAAGCTTGCACCAACCATAGGTATTGCTGTTGATCATCGTCGCAAGAACCGTTCTTTGGAAAGTCTGCAAGCTAATGTGCAGAGGCTGAAAACATACAAGGCCAAATTGGTTGTGTTCCCAAGACGGGCACACAAGGTTAAG GCTGGTGATTCTACTCCCGAGGAGCTTGCAAATGCAACACAAGTCCAGGGTGCTTTCTTGCCTATTGTGAGGGAGAAGCCAACTGTTGAACTTGTAAAGGTTACAGATGACATGAAGGCATTTAAAGCTTATTACAAGCTTCGTCTTGAACGCACAAACAAACGCCATCATGGTGCCAGACTGAAGAAGGCTGCTGAAGCAGAAAAGGAAGACAAAAAGTGA
- the LOC100499892 gene encoding Acyl-CoA-binding protein-like, whose translation MGLKEDFEQYAEKAKTLPPTQSNEDLLILYGLYKQATVGPVNTSRPGMFNMRDRAKWDAWKAVEGKSKDEAMGDYIIKVKQLLEAAGLPA comes from the exons ATGGGTTTGAAG GAGGATTTTGAGCAGTATGCTGAGAAAGCAAAAACTTTGCCACCGACTCAATCAAACGAAGACTTGCTTATCCTTTATGGATTGTACAAACAGGCCACCGTTGGACCTGTCAACACCA GCCGTCCTGGAATGTTCAACATGAGGGACAGAGCTAAATGGGATGCATGGAAGGCTGTTGAAG GGAAATCCAAGGACGAAGCAATGGGTGATTACATCATTAAGGTGAAACAGCTGCTGGAAGCAGCTGGCTTGCCTGCTTGA
- the LOC100816567 gene encoding probable polyamine transporter At1g31830 isoform X1, translated as MIAADSSSPQEPQLASQAPQVSDTNKNHNQEKLRIAAANKQASIEMGEFTGSGEYVTIGEFPSSRTNHSRKVSVLPLVFLIFYEVSGGPFGVEDTVHAAGPFLALLGFLLFPLIWSVPEALITAEMGTMFPENSGYVVWVSSALGPFWGFQQGWMKWLSGVIDNALYPVLFLDYLKSGIPALGGGFPRVVATWGLTIVLTYLNYRGMTIVGWVAVCLGVFSLLPFVVMGFLAIPDLKPSRWTVTNPNDINWNLYLNTLFWNLNYWDSISTLAGEVENPKKTLPKALFYAVILVVLGYFFPLLIGTGAVPVNRELWTDGYFSDIALIIGGAWLRWWLQAAAAMSNMGMFVAEMSSDAFQLLGMAERGMLPEFFSKRSRYGTPLIGILFSASGVILLSWLSFQEIVAAENFLYCFGMILEFIAFILLRIKHPNASRPYKIPGGTAGAIIMCIPPTILIGVVLFFSTLKVMVVSLIAMAIGLLMQPCLKFVEKKRWMKFSHSSELPDFGNQEDTRTLVH; from the exons ATGATTGCAGCGGACTCGTCTTCCCCACAGGAGCCTCAGCTTGCCTCTCAGGCGCCACAAGTTTCTGATACTAACAAGAATCATAATCAAGAG AAATTGAGAATTGCTGCTGCTAATAAACAAGCTTCCATTGAGATGGGGGAGTTCACCGGGAGTGGTGAGTATGTGACTATCGGCGAATTTCCTTCCTCCAGGACAAATCACTCAAGGAAAGTTTCAGTTCTTCCTCTTGTGTTTCTCATCTTCTATGAGGTTTCAGGGGGGCCTTTTGGGGTGGAGGATACTGTGCACGCAGCGGGTCCTTTTTTAGCCCTCCTTGGATTCTTGCTTTTCCCTTTGATATGGAGTGTTCCTGAAGCTTTGATCACTGCTGAGATGGGTACCATGTTCCCTGAAAACAGTGGTTATGTGGTTTGGGTTTCATCTGCTTTGGGTCCCTTTTGGGGGTTTCAGCAAGGTTGGATGAAATGGCTTAGTGGGGTGATAGACAACGCATTATACCCCGTTTTATTTCTTGACTATCTGAAGTCAGGAATCCCGGCTTTAGGTGGTGGGTTTCCTAGAGTTGTTGCAACATGGGGTCTGACTATAGTTCTCACTTACTTGAACTATAGGGGTATGACCATTGTGGGATGGGTTGCTGTTTGTTTGGGGGTTTTCTCACTCCTTCCTTTTGTGGTTATGGGATTTTTGGCGATTCCAGACCTAAAGCCTTCAAGATGGACAGTGACAAACCCGAATGATATTAACTGGAATTTGTATCTGAATACTCTATTTTGGAATCTCAACTATTGGGATTCCATAAGTACTCTTGCTGGAGAAGTGGAAAATCCGAAGAAAACTCTTCCGAAGGCTTTGTTTTATGCTGTGATCCTAGTAGTTCTAGGGTACTTCTTTCCTCTTCTAATTGGTACTGGTGCTGTTCCTGTCAACCGTGAGTTGTGGACGGATGGATACTTCTCGGATATTGCTTTGATTATAGGAGGAGCATGGTTGAGATGGTGGCTGCAGGCTGCTGCTGCAATGTCAAACATGGGAATGTTTGTTGCTGAAATGAGCAGTGACGCTTTCCAGCTTCTAGGGATGGCTGAGAGGGGAATGTTGCCTGAGTTCTTCAGCAAGAGGTCTCGCTACGGAACACCTCTCATAGGAATACTCTTCTCAGCCTCCGGCGTGATTTTATTGTCATGGCTGAGCTTTCAAGAAATTGTAGCTGCAGAAAATTTCTTGTACTGCTTTGGAATGATTTTGGAGTTCATTGCGTTCATTCTGTTGCGGATCAAACACCCCAACGCATCCCGACCTTACAAGATACCGGGGGGAACTGCTGGAGCAATTATCATGTGTATCCCTCCGACAATATTGATTGGTGTGGTGTTGTTTTTCTCCACCCTTAAAGTAATGGTTGTAAGCCTTATTGCTATGGCAATTGGCCTTCTGATGCAGCCTTGTCTCAAATTTGTTGAGAAGAAGAGGTGGATGAAGTTTTCCCATAGTTCTGAGCTCCCTGATTTTGGCAATCAGGAGGACACTCGCACTTTGGTGCATTAA
- the LOC100815134 gene encoding ankyrin-3 encodes MGNPRKPSTADELHMAARSGDLIAVNSILASNPLAVNSRDKHSRTPLHLAAFSGQAEVVTYLSKHKADVGASAMDDMAAIHFASQKGHLEVVRALLSAGASLKAATRKGMTSLHYAVQGSHMELVKYLAKKGASLGAKTKAGKTPLDLATNGEIRSFLEDFEKSTKNGELGNKDKDKAEESDLKTSTLGSEGDLSSEPAAAAVDEDDNEREKRKGNEVDATEESSQPKKARVNLSHLQSSDDTQEEESL; translated from the exons ATGGGTAATCCACGGAAACCAAGTACTGCCGACGAGCTTCACATGGCGGCAAGGTCCGGTGATCTCATCGCCGTTAACTCAATTTTGGCTTCAAATCCTTTGGCCGTTAATTCCAGAGATAAGCATTCCAGAACACC TCTACATTTAGCAGCGTTTTCTGGGCAAGCAGAGGTAGTCACTTATCTCTCCAAGCACAAGGCTGATGTTGGTGCTTCTGCAATGGATGACATGGCTGCAATACACTTTGCTTCACAGAAGGGGCATTTGGAAGTTGTTCGCGCGCTACTTTCAGCTGGGGCCTCTCTCAAAGCCGCCACCCGCAAAGGCATGACTTCATTACACTATGCTGTTCAAGGTTCCCATATGGAACTCGTCAAGTACTTGGCCAAGAAAGGGGCAAGCCTTGGTGCCAAGACAAAGGCAGGAAAGACCCCTCTAGATCTTGCTACCAATGGAGAAATCCGCTCCTTTTTGGAGGACTTTGAGAAGTCGAcaaagaatggagaattgggaAACAAAGACAAAGATAAAGCTGAAGAATCTGATCTAAAGACATCCACATTGGGATCTGAAGGTGATTTGAGTTCTGAACCTGCTGCAGCTGCTGTTGATGAAGACGACAATGAAAGAGAGAAGAGGAAGGGTAACGAAGTTGATGCAACAGAAGAGTCATCGCAACCAAAAAAGGCTAGAGTTAACTTAAGCCATCTCCAAAGTTCAGACGATACCCAAGAAGAAGAAAGcctgtag
- the LOC102660266 gene encoding RING-H2 finger protein ATL72 gives MGDNEGHGDLLSNNLVILLIAMGSAAFVVSMYHVIAICWCNQRITNQNQQQQQRPSQTTEGTSLASVANMIPTHRYSKKKVDSVVQGRSNCDGGDDGDTCAVCLGDFEDGEELRTMPECMHSFHVACIDMWLSSHSSCPICRSSATPSQEVLHSDHDFNYAYQHQHSLDMSTHQFAVTHVMRR, from the exons ATGGGCGACAATGAAGGTCATGGTGATCTCTTATCAAACAACCTCGTCATCCTACTCATTGCCATGGGTTCCGCAGCTTTCGTTGTTTCAATGTACCATGTCATAGCTATTTGCTGGTGCAACCAGCGCATCACAaaccaaaaccaacaacaacaacaacggcCATCACAAACGACGGAGGGTACTTCCTTGGCGTCGGTGGCGAACATGATTCCAACCCACAGGTATAGCAAGAAGAAAGTTGATAGTGTGGTTCAAGGCCGATCCAACT GTGATGGTGGAGACGATGGCGACACGTGTGCGGTGTGCTTGGGAGACTTTGAAGATGGTGAGGAGTTGAGGACGATGCCTGAGTGCATGCATTCTTTCCACGTGGCATGCATTGATATGTGGCTGAGTTCGCATTCGAGTTGCCCTATTTGCCGTAGCAGTGCCACACCTTCTCAAGAGGTGCTTCACTCCGACCATGATTTCAATTATGCATATCAGCATCAACACAGCTTAGATATGTCCACGCATCAGTTCGCTGTCACACATGTGATGCGACGATGA
- the LOC100816567 gene encoding probable polyamine transporter At1g31830 isoform X2 — protein sequence MKLRIAAANKQASIEMGEFTGSGEYVTIGEFPSSRTNHSRKVSVLPLVFLIFYEVSGGPFGVEDTVHAAGPFLALLGFLLFPLIWSVPEALITAEMGTMFPENSGYVVWVSSALGPFWGFQQGWMKWLSGVIDNALYPVLFLDYLKSGIPALGGGFPRVVATWGLTIVLTYLNYRGMTIVGWVAVCLGVFSLLPFVVMGFLAIPDLKPSRWTVTNPNDINWNLYLNTLFWNLNYWDSISTLAGEVENPKKTLPKALFYAVILVVLGYFFPLLIGTGAVPVNRELWTDGYFSDIALIIGGAWLRWWLQAAAAMSNMGMFVAEMSSDAFQLLGMAERGMLPEFFSKRSRYGTPLIGILFSASGVILLSWLSFQEIVAAENFLYCFGMILEFIAFILLRIKHPNASRPYKIPGGTAGAIIMCIPPTILIGVVLFFSTLKVMVVSLIAMAIGLLMQPCLKFVEKKRWMKFSHSSELPDFGNQEDTRTLVH from the exons ATG AAATTGAGAATTGCTGCTGCTAATAAACAAGCTTCCATTGAGATGGGGGAGTTCACCGGGAGTGGTGAGTATGTGACTATCGGCGAATTTCCTTCCTCCAGGACAAATCACTCAAGGAAAGTTTCAGTTCTTCCTCTTGTGTTTCTCATCTTCTATGAGGTTTCAGGGGGGCCTTTTGGGGTGGAGGATACTGTGCACGCAGCGGGTCCTTTTTTAGCCCTCCTTGGATTCTTGCTTTTCCCTTTGATATGGAGTGTTCCTGAAGCTTTGATCACTGCTGAGATGGGTACCATGTTCCCTGAAAACAGTGGTTATGTGGTTTGGGTTTCATCTGCTTTGGGTCCCTTTTGGGGGTTTCAGCAAGGTTGGATGAAATGGCTTAGTGGGGTGATAGACAACGCATTATACCCCGTTTTATTTCTTGACTATCTGAAGTCAGGAATCCCGGCTTTAGGTGGTGGGTTTCCTAGAGTTGTTGCAACATGGGGTCTGACTATAGTTCTCACTTACTTGAACTATAGGGGTATGACCATTGTGGGATGGGTTGCTGTTTGTTTGGGGGTTTTCTCACTCCTTCCTTTTGTGGTTATGGGATTTTTGGCGATTCCAGACCTAAAGCCTTCAAGATGGACAGTGACAAACCCGAATGATATTAACTGGAATTTGTATCTGAATACTCTATTTTGGAATCTCAACTATTGGGATTCCATAAGTACTCTTGCTGGAGAAGTGGAAAATCCGAAGAAAACTCTTCCGAAGGCTTTGTTTTATGCTGTGATCCTAGTAGTTCTAGGGTACTTCTTTCCTCTTCTAATTGGTACTGGTGCTGTTCCTGTCAACCGTGAGTTGTGGACGGATGGATACTTCTCGGATATTGCTTTGATTATAGGAGGAGCATGGTTGAGATGGTGGCTGCAGGCTGCTGCTGCAATGTCAAACATGGGAATGTTTGTTGCTGAAATGAGCAGTGACGCTTTCCAGCTTCTAGGGATGGCTGAGAGGGGAATGTTGCCTGAGTTCTTCAGCAAGAGGTCTCGCTACGGAACACCTCTCATAGGAATACTCTTCTCAGCCTCCGGCGTGATTTTATTGTCATGGCTGAGCTTTCAAGAAATTGTAGCTGCAGAAAATTTCTTGTACTGCTTTGGAATGATTTTGGAGTTCATTGCGTTCATTCTGTTGCGGATCAAACACCCCAACGCATCCCGACCTTACAAGATACCGGGGGGAACTGCTGGAGCAATTATCATGTGTATCCCTCCGACAATATTGATTGGTGTGGTGTTGTTTTTCTCCACCCTTAAAGTAATGGTTGTAAGCCTTATTGCTATGGCAATTGGCCTTCTGATGCAGCCTTGTCTCAAATTTGTTGAGAAGAAGAGGTGGATGAAGTTTTCCCATAGTTCTGAGCTCCCTGATTTTGGCAATCAGGAGGACACTCGCACTTTGGTGCATTAA
- the LOC100817102 gene encoding uncharacterized protein yields the protein MAEEEKHQQLQQEQDPHKLFRSYIGLSFSMFLAMLANNSVPALQGKVRSLSLRAADAAEELRQMKSRRQEDSKANARVVEIFASHRNAWQAEEKRLLHQIDAAAEEIARLRGRVAELEDAAARAERDVAERDEMIGFMSRRIEDEGLGGREREREREVYGKKSEEWFQKEEDEMVGSTARSLEEEVEVIYEEQHSQHFGNNNGFDSEFMASASKFWAEKASLWQDVQYESLESMYNTKHFVARRESPWKVDGDSAGVSSKLKLLEQDLLNLEKIGKNHPSKVSSLIKKQAKRYQAISEKIDDLCRRIANEPCEPSLSTEFRTQTQTEFLLEAFRLQQGASETGQKLMALQTEIGKSHYRDELSETTPITRRSLDSIRNNFKEIQRNLEIWLARIIGDLEGILAREGASRVREYYISRYPFVQ from the exons ATGGCGGAGGAGGAAAAACACCAGCAGCTCCAACAAGAGCAAGACCCTCACAAGCTCTTCCGCTCCTACATAGGCCTGAGCTTCTCCATGTTCCTCGCAATGCTGGCCAACAACTCCGTCCCGGCGCTGCAGGGCAAGGTACGCTCACTCTCCCTGCGCGCGGCGGATGCGGCCGAGGAGCTCCGGCAGATGAAGTCGCGGCGGCAGGAGGACTCCAAGGCCAACGCGCGCGTAGTGGAGATCTTCGCCTCGCACCGGAACGCGTGGCAGGCGGAGGAGAAGCGCCTCCTGCACCAGATCGACGCCGCGGCGGAGGAGATCGCGCGCCTGCGTGGCCGCGTGGCTGAGCTCGAGGACGCCGCCGCGCGCGCCGAGAGGGACGTCGCCGAGCGGGACGAGATGATCGGGTTCATGTCGCGGAGGATCGAGGACGAGGGATTGGGtgggagggagagggagagggagagggaggtGTACGGTAAGAAGAGTGAAGAGTGGtttcaaaaagaagaagatgaaatgGTGGGGTCCACTGCTAGGAGCTTGGAAGAAGAGGTCGAGGTTATCTATGAAGAACAACATAGTCAGCATTTTGGGAACAATAATGGCTTTGATTCAGAGTTTATGGCCTCTGCTTCTAAGTTCTGGGCTGAGAAAGCCTCGCTTTGGCAG GATGTACAGTATGAATCCCTTGAATCAATGTATAATACAAAGCATTTTGTTGCAAG AAGGGAGTCTCCCTGGAAGGTTGATGGTGATTCTGCTGGAGTTTCCTCTaaacttaaattacttgaaCAGGACTTACTAAATCTGGAGAAGATTGGTAAGAATCATCCATCCAAGGTGTCATCCTTGATTAAGAAGCAGGCAAAGAGATATCAAGCAATTTCagaaaaaattgatgatttatGCAGAAGAATA GCTAATGAACCCTGTGAACCCTCCCTCAGTACAGAATTTCGAACGCAAACTCAAACGGAGTTTCTACTGGAAGCATTTCGGCTTCAACAGGGGGCATCTGAAACTGGACAGAAGCTAATGGCATTGCAAACTGAAATTGGGAAGAGCCATTACAGGGACGAGTTAAGCGAGACAACACCGATCACAAGACGGTCTCTGGACTCAATTAGGAACAACTTCAAAGAAATCCAGCGAAATCTGGAGATATGGTTGGCCAGAATTATTGGCGATCTTGAGGGGATTCTTGCAAGGGAAGGTGCATCTCGCGTAAGAGAATATTACATTTCTAGATATCCTTTTGTTCAATAG
- the LOC102659694 gene encoding uncharacterized protein, whose amino-acid sequence MKKTGKKTKLTVADLLKTPSPVASPAADSPAIFKRAASSSKGAKRGSRVALATSTSPPCGHRAPSNISDLRNLASSGVDDLKRRIDRSHSEILKDLEASNSRLHKRFKMQNQAYQQVMDEAEKEYKKVSERITESRDATKSSYEEFMAEAQASASRACKTSIAELSQSFAKAIDSLRNRYGISSN is encoded by the exons ATGAAGAAAACCGGAAAGAAAACCAAACTGACGGTGGCGGATCTTCTGAAAACACCGTCGCCGGTGGCTTCACCGGCGGCGGATTCTCCGGCGATTTTCAAGAGAGCGGCTTCCTCCTCGAAGGGCGCGAAGAGAGGTTCGAGAGTTGCTCTCGCCACCAGCACTTCTCCACCTTGCGGCCACAGAGCTCCGAGCAACATCTCCGACCTAAGGAACTTGGCTTCTTCCGGCGTCGACGATCTCAAGCGCCGCATCGATCGCTCTCACTCCGAGATCCTCAAGGATCTCGAGGCTTCTAACTCTCGTCTCCACAAACGCTTCAAG atgCAGAATCAAGCGTACCAGCAGGTAATGGATGAAGCAGAGAAGGAATACAAAAAGGTGTCTGAACGAATAACGGAAAGCAGAGATGCAACGAAG TCTTCTTATGAAGAATTCATGGCAGAAGCACAAGCCAGCGCATCTCGTG caTGCAAAACTTCTATTGCTGAGCTTTCGCAGTCGTTTGCGAAGGCAATTGACTCTCTTCGAAACCGTTAtggaatttcatcaaattag
- the LOC100499892 gene encoding acyl-CoA-binding protein-like isoform X1: MDMDMQEDFEQYAEKAKTLPPTQSNEDLLILYGLYKQATVGPVNTSRPGMFNMRDRAKWDAWKAVEGKSKDEAMGDYIIKVKQLLEAAGLPA, from the exons ATGGACATGGACATGCAGGAGGATTTTGAGCAGTATGCTGAGAAAGCAAAAACTTTGCCACCGACTCAATCAAACGAAGACTTGCTTATCCTTTATGGATTGTACAAACAGGCCACCGTTGGACCTGTCAACACCA GCCGTCCTGGAATGTTCAACATGAGGGACAGAGCTAAATGGGATGCATGGAAGGCTGTTGAAG GGAAATCCAAGGACGAAGCAATGGGTGATTACATCATTAAGGTGAAACAGCTGCTGGAAGCAGCTGGCTTGCCTGCTTGA
- the LOC100779661 gene encoding uncharacterized protein, with amino-acid sequence MHADMQITPTKPFILRCFLISLFLSLPFLFLYLFYPQQQQQQQHHITTKDLRIRPGYSSYESYIQRQLNKTLNPKLRKIWTTRDWDRKIPVFARFFEDLKVNKKLLKNTSKALCIGARVGQEVEALRQIGVVDSVGMDLVPYPPLVMKGDFHNQPFQNDTFDFEFSNVFDHALYPQRFVAEIERTLKPEGVCVLHVALSRRADKYSANDLYSVQPLVELFKRSALVHVRSVDGFGLDTEVAFRKKGEPLRRHRL; translated from the coding sequence ATGCATGCGGATATGCAAATCACTCCCACGAAACCATTCATCCTAAGGTGTTTCCTCATCTCCCTCTTCCTCTCCCTCCCCTTCCTCTTCCTCTACCTCTTCTacccacaacaacaacaacaacaacaacatcatatcACAACCAAAGACCTCAGAATCCGACCAGGGTACTCCTCCTACGAATCCTACATTCAACGCCAGCTGAACAAGACCCTTAACCCAAAACTCCGAAAAATATGGACAACCCGCGACTGGGACCGCAAGATCCCCGTCTTCGCGCGCTTCTTCGAAGACCTTAAGGTTAATAAAAAGCTTCTCAAAAACACGTCCAAGGCGCTGTGCATCGGTGCAAGAGTGGGGCAAGAGGTGGAAGCGCTGCGGCAAATTGGAGTCGTTGATTCAGTGGGAATGGACCTTGTTCCGTACCCTCCCCTTGTGATGAAGGGTGACTTTCACAACCAACCGTTCCAAAACGACACGTTCGACTTCGAATTCTCCAACGTTTTCGATCACGCGCTGTACCCGCAAAGGTTTGTGGCGGAGATCGAACGCACGTTAAAACCTGAAGGTGTGTGCGTTTTGCACGTGGCGTTGTCGAGGCGTGCTGATAAATACTCTGCTAACGACCTCTACAGCGTGCAGCCACTTGTGGAGCTATTCAAGCGCTCTGCTTTGGTTCACGTTCGCAGCGTCGATGGTTTTGGATTGGACACCGAGGTTGCGTTTCGGAAGAAGGGAGAACCTCTTCGTCGTCACCGTTTGTGA